A genomic stretch from Candidatus Neomarinimicrobiota bacterium includes:
- a CDS encoding FlgD immunoglobulin-like domain containing protein: protein ESEFENQGFSLSRRAGHTADWKLLADHTTHSELEGQGSSTSRTDYAFVDGSAKPDVKYDYRLTDIPYSAVAKTTTIVLEDVRLMIDGFKLFANYPNPFNPSTHIAYQIARQTDVQIRITDIQGREIRSWEVRSMQPGTHETLWEGLNSAGQPVGAGIYFATVQAGSETHSQKMLLIK, encoded by the coding sequence GAGAGTGAATTCGAGAACCAGGGCTTCAGTCTGTCCCGCCGGGCAGGTCATACTGCTGACTGGAAGTTACTGGCTGACCATACCACCCATTCTGAACTGGAAGGACAGGGTAGCAGTACATCCCGGACTGACTATGCTTTTGTGGATGGTTCCGCTAAACCTGATGTCAAATATGATTATCGCTTGACCGATATTCCCTATTCGGCTGTTGCCAAGACCACTACTATTGTGTTGGAAGATGTTCGATTAATGATCGATGGTTTTAAACTGTTTGCAAATTATCCAAATCCCTTTAATCCCTCGACCCATATTGCTTATCAAATCGCCAGACAGACCGATGTCCAGATCAGGATCACCGATATCCAGGGCCGGGAAATCCGTTCATGGGAGGTCAGATCTATGCAACCGGGAACCCACGAAACCCTTTGGGAAGGATTGAATTCAGCGGGTCAGCCAGTGGGTGCAGGTATCTATTTTGCCACGGTTCAGGCCGGTTCTGAAACCCACAGCCAGAAGATGCTGTTGATCAAATAA